The Haemophilus parainfluenzae genome window below encodes:
- a CDS encoding SDR family oxidoreductase has product MGFLTGKRILVTGLASNRSIAYGIAKAMKEQGAELAFTYLNDKLQPRVEEFAKEFGSDIVLPLDVATDESIQNCFAELSKRWEKFDGFVHAIAFAPGDQLDGDYVNAATREGYRIAHDISAFSFVAMAQAARPYLNPNAALLTLSYLGAERAIPNYNVMCLAKASLEAATRVMAADLGKEGIRVNAISAGPIRTLAASGIKNFKKMLSTFEKTAALRRTVTIEDVGNSAAFLCSDLASGITGEIVHVDAGFSITAMGELGEE; this is encoded by the coding sequence ATGGGTTTCTTAACTGGTAAACGTATTTTAGTGACAGGTCTTGCAAGCAACCGTTCTATCGCTTACGGGATCGCAAAAGCAATGAAAGAACAAGGCGCTGAGCTTGCTTTCACTTATTTAAATGATAAATTACAACCACGCGTAGAAGAATTTGCAAAAGAATTTGGTTCTGACATCGTATTACCTTTAGACGTAGCGACCGATGAAAGCATCCAAAACTGCTTTGCTGAATTAAGCAAACGTTGGGAAAAATTTGATGGTTTCGTACACGCTATCGCATTCGCACCAGGCGACCAATTAGATGGTGATTATGTAAACGCAGCAACTCGTGAAGGCTACCGTATTGCTCACGACATCAGTGCATTCAGTTTCGTTGCTATGGCACAAGCGGCACGTCCTTACTTAAATCCAAATGCAGCGTTGTTAACCCTTTCTTACTTAGGTGCTGAGCGTGCAATTCCTAACTACAACGTCATGTGTTTAGCGAAAGCGTCTCTTGAAGCGGCAACTCGCGTAATGGCAGCGGATTTAGGTAAAGAAGGTATTCGTGTGAATGCGATTTCTGCGGGTCCAATCCGTACTTTAGCGGCATCAGGTATTAAAAACTTCAAGAAAATGCTTTCTACCTTTGAGAAAACCGCTGCATTACGTCGCACTGTCACTATCGAAGATGTGGGTAACTCAGCGGCATTTTTATGCTCTGATTTAGCATCGGGTATTACTGGTGAGATCGTTCATGTTGATGCAGGTTTCAGCATCACCGCAATGGGCGAATTAGGCGAAGAATAA
- a CDS encoding endonuclease/exonuclease/phosphatase family protein, which yields MKLLTLNVHAWLEANQAEKIEILAETIVEKGYDIIALQEVNQLMSSPAISPTLKQDNYGVILLNKINQRVAQKYSLFWSNSHIGYDKYDEGIVFLTRLPVYDVDAFYCSQHQRLDSILSRKIIGLTVEYQGQLIECYSCHINLPNCDDEKQLDNIRYIVERSQSANLKILMGDFNTDAISDQQAYQQIKSLGLFDTFEMAEQKDSGITVEKAIDGWKGHSEEKRLDYIFLNQAKRVLSSQVIFNGKNKPIVSDHFGVEVALIL from the coding sequence ATGAAACTACTTACCCTGAATGTACACGCTTGGTTAGAAGCTAACCAAGCGGAAAAAATAGAGATTCTTGCTGAGACTATTGTGGAAAAGGGTTATGACATCATTGCCTTACAAGAGGTTAATCAATTGATGTCGTCTCCTGCTATTTCGCCAACGTTAAAGCAAGATAACTATGGTGTCATTCTGTTAAATAAAATCAATCAACGAGTTGCACAGAAATACTCGCTTTTTTGGAGCAATTCGCATATTGGTTACGATAAATATGATGAGGGCATTGTGTTTTTAACGCGCTTGCCCGTTTATGATGTTGATGCGTTTTATTGTAGCCAACATCAACGTCTTGACTCGATTCTCTCGCGTAAAATCATTGGCTTGACGGTAGAATATCAAGGCCAGTTAATTGAATGTTATTCTTGCCATATCAATTTGCCAAATTGTGATGATGAAAAACAACTTGATAATATTCGTTATATTGTAGAGCGAAGTCAAAGTGCGAATCTTAAAATCCTGATGGGGGATTTCAATACTGATGCAATAAGCGATCAGCAAGCTTACCAGCAGATTAAATCCTTAGGCTTATTCGATACATTTGAAATGGCAGAGCAAAAGGATAGCGGTATCACTGTGGAGAAAGCGATTGACGGTTGGAAAGGTCATAGTGAAGAAAAGCGATTAGATTATATTTTTTTAAACCAAGCAAAAAGGGTTTTATCCAGTCAGGTTATTTTTAATGGTAAAAATAAACCGATTGTTTCCGACCATTTTGGCGTAGAAGTAGCTCTCATCTTGTAG
- a CDS encoding Kdo(2)-lipid IV(A) acyltransferase: protein MKNEKLPQFQPHFLAPKYWGFWLGVAIWRSLLLLPYPILRHIGNGLGWLFSKLKVGKRRAAIARRNLELCFPEMPEQEREAILQENLRAVGMAIIETGMAWFWSDARIKKWSKIEGLNYLKENAQDGIIFVGVHFLTLELGARIVGLHHPGIGVYRPNDNPVLDWLQIKGRLRSNKDMLNRKDLRGMFKALRKGETIWYAPDHDYGRKNAVFVPFFAVQEAATTTGSYYLLKSAPNCKVVPFAPLRNRDGSGYTVSISPPVDFSDLSDETAIAARMNKVVEKEILKGVEQYMWLHRRFKTRPTEDEASLYS, encoded by the coding sequence ATGAAAAACGAAAAACTCCCTCAATTTCAACCGCACTTTCTTGCACCTAAATACTGGGGCTTTTGGCTTGGTGTGGCGATTTGGCGAAGCCTTTTGTTACTTCCCTATCCAATTTTACGTCACATCGGCAACGGCTTAGGCTGGCTTTTCTCAAAACTAAAAGTGGGAAAACGTCGTGCTGCAATTGCCCGTCGAAATCTTGAGCTCTGCTTCCCAGAAATGCCTGAGCAAGAACGTGAAGCCATTTTGCAAGAAAACTTACGTGCCGTTGGTATGGCAATTATTGAAACTGGCATGGCGTGGTTTTGGTCTGATGCGCGCATTAAAAAATGGTCAAAAATTGAAGGCTTAAATTATTTAAAAGAAAATGCTCAAGACGGCATTATCTTTGTGGGTGTTCATTTCCTCACTCTTGAGTTAGGCGCGCGTATTGTGGGCTTACATCATCCTGGAATAGGTGTTTATCGTCCTAACGATAATCCAGTACTCGATTGGTTACAAATTAAAGGTCGTTTACGTTCAAATAAAGATATGCTGAACCGAAAAGATCTACGTGGAATGTTCAAAGCTTTACGTAAAGGTGAAACCATTTGGTATGCGCCCGATCATGATTACGGCAGAAAAAATGCGGTATTTGTGCCTTTCTTTGCTGTACAAGAAGCGGCAACTACGACGGGGAGTTATTATCTACTTAAATCCGCACCAAATTGCAAGGTCGTGCCATTTGCTCCATTACGCAATAGAGATGGCTCAGGCTATACGGTCAGTATTTCTCCACCAGTGGATTTTTCTGATCTTTCAGATGAAACTGCAATTGCTGCAAGAATGAATAAAGTCGTGGAAAAAGAAATCTTAAAAGGTGTGGAACAATACATGTGGCTACATCGTCGATTTAAAACCCGTCCAACTGAAGATGAGGCAAGTTTATATTCATAA
- the rpsO gene encoding 30S ribosomal protein S15, with amino-acid sequence MSLSTEKKAAIVAEFGRDAKDTGSSEVQIALLTAQINHLQAHFAEHKKDHHGRRGLLRMVSRRRKLLDYLKRTDLALYQSTITRLGLRR; translated from the coding sequence ATGTCTCTAAGTACTGAAAAAAAAGCAGCAATCGTTGCTGAATTTGGTCGCGATGCGAAAGATACTGGTTCTTCTGAAGTTCAAATCGCATTATTAACTGCACAAATCAACCACTTACAAGCTCACTTTGCTGAGCATAAAAAAGACCACCATGGTCGTCGTGGTTTATTACGTATGGTTTCTCGTCGTCGTAAACTTTTAGACTACTTAAAACGTACTGATCTTGCTTTATACCAAAGCACTATCACTCGTTTAGGTTTACGTCGCTAA
- the prlC gene encoding oligopeptidase A, with translation MSNPLLHIEGLPPFSQIKPEHIQPAIQKLIEENRQAIEQVLKQPHFTWENFIEPLSEAGEHLSRAWSPISHLNSVKNSSELRDAYQACLPLLSEYSTWVGQHEGLYNAYLALKNSPEFATYSVAQKKAIENALRDFELSGIGLSEEKQKRYGEIVARLSELSSQFSNNVLDATMGWEKVIEDESELAGLPESALLAAKQSAESKGLKGYRFTLEIPSYLPIMTYCENAALREEMYRAYATRASDQGPNAGKWDNTAIIEEIMTLRVELAKLLGFNTYTERSLATKMAENPQQVLDFLNNLADRSKAQGEKELAELKAYCEKEFGVTELAPWDISFYSEKQKQHLYAINNEELRPYFPEDRVISGLFELIKRIFNIRAVERFGVDTWHKDVRFFDLIDETDEVRGSFYLDLYARENKRGGAWMDDCIGRKRNADGSIQKPVAYLTCNFNAPIGDKPALFTHDEVTTLFHEFGHGIHHMLTKVDVPDVAGINGVPWDAVELPSQFMENWCWEKEALDFISGHFETHEPLPEEKLNQLLKAKNYQAAMFVLRQLEFGLFDFTLHHTFEVGKANQVLDTLKAVKDKVAVIKGVEWARAPHSFSHIFAGGYAAGYYSYLWAEVLSADAFSRFEEEGIFNPVTGKSFLDEILTRGGSEEPMVLFKRFRGREPQLDALLRHKGIAN, from the coding sequence ATGTCTAATCCATTACTTCATATTGAAGGCTTACCTCCGTTTTCTCAAATCAAACCGGAGCATATTCAACCAGCAATCCAAAAACTCATCGAAGAAAATCGTCAAGCCATTGAACAAGTTCTAAAACAACCGCACTTTACTTGGGAAAATTTTATTGAACCACTTTCTGAAGCAGGCGAACATCTAAGCCGTGCTTGGTCACCAATCTCCCATTTAAATTCAGTTAAAAACAGCTCTGAATTACGTGATGCGTACCAAGCCTGCTTACCACTACTCTCTGAATACAGCACTTGGGTCGGTCAACACGAAGGGTTATACAATGCCTATTTAGCCTTAAAAAATAGCCCTGAGTTTGCGACTTATTCCGTCGCGCAAAAGAAAGCCATTGAAAATGCATTACGTGATTTTGAGCTTTCAGGTATCGGTTTATCCGAAGAAAAACAAAAACGTTATGGTGAGATTGTTGCTCGCTTATCTGAATTAAGTTCACAATTTAGTAATAATGTACTCGATGCCACCATGGGCTGGGAAAAAGTTATTGAAGATGAAAGTGAATTAGCGGGTCTTCCTGAATCCGCATTACTTGCAGCAAAACAATCTGCAGAAAGTAAAGGTTTAAAAGGCTATCGCTTTACGTTAGAAATCCCAAGTTATTTGCCAATCATGACCTATTGTGAAAATGCAGCATTACGCGAAGAAATGTATCGAGCTTATGCGACTCGCGCTTCTGATCAAGGTCCAAATGCCGGTAAATGGGATAACACCGCGATCATTGAAGAAATCATGACGTTACGTGTGGAACTAGCTAAATTATTAGGATTCAATACCTATACTGAACGCTCACTTGCCACTAAAATGGCTGAAAATCCACAACAAGTGTTAGACTTCTTAAATAACCTTGCGGATCGTTCAAAAGCACAAGGCGAGAAAGAATTAGCTGAACTCAAAGCTTATTGTGAAAAAGAATTTGGCGTCACTGAACTTGCACCTTGGGATATCAGTTTCTATTCAGAAAAACAAAAACAACATTTATATGCGATCAATAATGAAGAACTCCGTCCTTATTTCCCTGAAGATCGCGTTATTTCGGGCTTATTTGAATTAATTAAACGTATTTTTAATATTCGTGCAGTTGAACGTTTTGGCGTAGATACTTGGCACAAAGATGTGCGTTTCTTTGATTTAATTGATGAAACCGATGAAGTACGAGGCAGTTTCTATCTCGATCTTTATGCACGCGAAAATAAACGTGGCGGCGCGTGGATGGATGATTGTATCGGCAGAAAACGCAATGCTGACGGTTCAATTCAAAAACCTGTTGCCTATTTAACGTGTAACTTCAATGCGCCTATTGGTGATAAACCTGCGTTATTCACCCATGATGAAGTCACGACTCTCTTCCATGAATTTGGTCATGGCATTCACCATATGCTCACCAAAGTTGATGTGCCGGATGTTGCAGGTATCAATGGTGTACCTTGGGATGCGGTAGAGCTACCAAGTCAATTTATGGAAAACTGGTGTTGGGAAAAAGAAGCGCTTGATTTTATTTCTGGTCACTTTGAAACACACGAACCATTGCCAGAAGAAAAATTAAATCAACTTCTGAAAGCGAAAAACTACCAAGCAGCGATGTTTGTGTTACGTCAGCTTGAATTTGGCTTGTTTGATTTTACTCTTCATCATACTTTTGAAGTGGGTAAAGCTAACCAAGTGCTTGATACCTTAAAAGCAGTGAAAGATAAAGTTGCCGTGATTAAAGGTGTTGAGTGGGCAAGGGCACCACATAGCTTTAGCCATATCTTTGCTGGTGGTTACGCAGCAGGTTATTACAGCTATTTATGGGCTGAAGTGTTATCTGCAGATGCCTTCTCTCGCTTTGAAGAAGAAGGAATTTTCAATCCGGTTACGGGTAAATCCTTCTTAGATGAAATTCTCACTCGCGGCGGCTCTGAAGAACCAATGGTATTATTCAAACGCTTCCGTGGGCGTGAACCTCAACTAGACGCATTGCTTCGCCATAAAGGCATTGCGAACTAA
- a CDS encoding PTS transporter subunit IIBC, giving the protein MKKMLSFEFWQKFGKCLMVVIAVMPAAGLMVSIGNSLPLISDAKWLALVGNIIAQIGWGIIGNLHLLFALAIGGSWANERAGGAFAAGLAFILINLITGNFFGVKLEMLADPNAHVSTVLAGEIPVANYFVNVLGQPALNMGVFVGIIAGFVGATTFNRYYNFRKLPEVLTFFNGKRFVPFVVIYRSVLVAIFLSLFWPLVQTGINYFGQWIANSQNSAPILAPFIYGTLERLLLPFGLHHMLTIPMNYTSLGGTYEFLTGVQQGKQVFGQDPLWLAWISDLINLKDAGNVIQYNELLSTVTPARFKVGQMIGSSGILMGLTLAMYINVDEDKKKLYKGIFLSSALAVFLTGVTEPIEYMFMFVALSLYIVYALVQGCAFAMADIVDLRVHSFGNIEFLTRTPMAIKAGIGMDVINFIWVSILFAVAMFFIANFMIKKFNLATAGRNGNYDAKGSDEASSNEPKVADASAQVIQIINLLGGRNNIADVDACMTRLRITVHNPELVGDEASWKQAGAMGFIVKGSGIQAIYGPKADVLKSDIQDVLSSGVEIPKM; this is encoded by the coding sequence ATGAAAAAAATGCTCAGTTTTGAATTTTGGCAAAAATTCGGTAAGTGCCTAATGGTTGTGATTGCTGTGATGCCAGCCGCGGGTTTAATGGTGAGTATTGGTAACTCACTGCCTTTGATTAGCGATGCGAAATGGCTAGCGCTTGTCGGAAATATTATCGCCCAAATTGGTTGGGGGATTATTGGTAACCTTCATTTATTATTTGCTTTAGCGATTGGTGGTAGCTGGGCAAATGAGCGTGCGGGTGGGGCATTTGCAGCAGGCCTGGCTTTCATTTTAATTAACTTAATTACCGGTAACTTTTTCGGTGTGAAACTTGAAATGCTAGCGGATCCAAATGCACATGTAAGTACAGTATTGGCCGGTGAAATTCCTGTGGCGAATTACTTTGTGAATGTGCTTGGGCAACCTGCGTTAAATATGGGTGTGTTCGTTGGTATTATCGCTGGTTTTGTGGGTGCAACAACTTTTAACCGTTACTACAATTTCCGTAAATTACCTGAAGTACTGACGTTCTTTAATGGTAAACGCTTCGTTCCTTTCGTTGTTATTTATCGTTCTGTATTAGTGGCGATCTTCCTATCATTATTCTGGCCTTTAGTTCAGACAGGAATTAATTATTTCGGTCAATGGATTGCTAACTCACAAAACTCAGCGCCAATTTTAGCACCATTTATTTATGGTACCTTAGAGCGTCTATTACTTCCGTTTGGTTTACACCACATGTTGACTATCCCAATGAACTATACTTCATTAGGAGGTACTTATGAATTCTTAACAGGTGTACAACAAGGTAAACAAGTATTTGGTCAAGATCCACTATGGCTAGCATGGATTTCTGACTTAATTAACCTTAAAGACGCGGGTAATGTAATCCAATATAACGAGCTACTTTCAACCGTGACACCAGCTCGATTCAAAGTAGGGCAAATGATTGGTTCAAGCGGTATCTTAATGGGCTTGACGCTCGCCATGTATATCAATGTGGATGAAGACAAGAAAAAACTCTATAAAGGTATTTTCCTTTCTTCTGCACTTGCGGTGTTCTTAACAGGTGTGACTGAACCAATTGAATACATGTTTATGTTTGTCGCATTATCACTTTATATTGTTTATGCGTTAGTACAAGGTTGTGCTTTCGCCATGGCAGATATTGTTGACTTACGTGTGCATTCATTCGGTAACATTGAGTTCTTGACACGTACACCAATGGCGATTAAAGCCGGTATCGGTATGGATGTGATTAACTTTATTTGGGTATCTATCCTCTTTGCAGTGGCTATGTTCTTTATCGCGAACTTTATGATTAAGAAATTTAATCTCGCGACAGCAGGCCGTAATGGTAACTATGATGCGAAAGGTTCAGATGAAGCTTCTAGTAATGAGCCAAAAGTTGCGGATGCTAGCGCGCAAGTTATTCAAATTATCAACTTACTTGGTGGACGTAATAATATTGCAGATGTTGATGCTTGTATGACACGTTTACGTATCACCGTACATAATCCAGAGTTAGTGGGTGATGAAGCAAGTTGGAAACAAGCCGGTGCAATGGGCTTTATCGTGAAAGGCTCTGGTATCCAAGCGATTTATGGACCAAAAGCAGATGTCTTAAAATCTGATATTCAAGACGTGCTTTCATCGGGCGTAGAAATTCCTAAAATGTAA
- the hldE gene encoding bifunctional D-glycero-beta-D-manno-heptose-7-phosphate kinase/D-glycero-beta-D-manno-heptose 1-phosphate adenylyltransferase HldE: MAQYSANFNQAKVLVLGDVMLDRYWFGATNRISPEAPVPVVRVQDNEERAGGAANVAMNIASLNVPVQILGLIGQDETGAALTNLLQHQKIDCNFVALDTHPTITKLRILSRHQQLLRLDFEEDFQNVECNELLAKLEAEVKNFGALVLSDYGKGTLKDVQKMIQIARKANVPVLIDPKGTDFERYRGATLLTPNMSEFEAVVGKCSSEEEIIEKGLKLISDIELTALLVTRSEKGMTLLRPNQEPFHLPTVAKEVFDVTGAGDTVISVLATALADGRSFEESCYLANVAAGIVVGKLGTSTVSTVELENAIHGRSETGFGIMSESQLKTAVAHAKARGEKIVMTNGCFDILHPGHVSYLENARKLGDRLIVAVNTDDSVKRLKGESRPINNLNARMAVLAGLASVDWVVSFDEDTPQRLIGDILPDLLVKGGDYKPEEIAGSKEVWANGGDVRVLNFENGCSTTNVIEKIKALKD, from the coding sequence ATGGCTCAATATTCTGCCAATTTTAATCAAGCAAAAGTGCTAGTGTTAGGCGATGTGATGCTTGATCGTTACTGGTTTGGTGCAACTAATCGTATTTCGCCGGAAGCACCAGTTCCTGTGGTTCGTGTACAAGATAATGAAGAGCGTGCAGGTGGTGCAGCAAACGTGGCAATGAATATTGCTTCTCTTAATGTACCTGTGCAAATTTTAGGTTTAATTGGTCAAGATGAAACAGGTGCAGCCTTAACCAATTTATTACAACATCAAAAAATTGATTGTAATTTTGTGGCATTGGATACTCACCCAACCATTACGAAATTACGTATTTTATCTCGCCATCAACAGTTACTTCGTTTAGATTTCGAAGAAGATTTCCAAAACGTGGAATGTAATGAGTTGCTTGCGAAATTAGAAGCGGAAGTGAAAAACTTTGGTGCGCTAGTGCTTTCGGATTACGGTAAAGGCACGTTAAAAGATGTGCAAAAAATGATCCAAATTGCACGCAAAGCGAACGTACCCGTGTTGATCGATCCAAAAGGTACAGATTTTGAACGTTATCGTGGTGCGACTTTACTGACACCAAATATGTCAGAATTTGAAGCGGTGGTAGGTAAATGCAGTTCTGAAGAAGAAATCATTGAGAAAGGTTTAAAATTAATTTCAGACATCGAATTGACCGCACTTTTAGTGACGCGCTCAGAAAAAGGCATGACATTACTTCGCCCAAATCAAGAGCCATTCCATCTACCAACTGTTGCAAAAGAAGTGTTTGATGTAACGGGGGCGGGCGATACCGTAATCAGTGTCTTAGCAACCGCACTTGCAGATGGTCGTTCTTTTGAAGAATCTTGCTATTTAGCTAATGTGGCGGCAGGTATTGTGGTCGGTAAACTGGGTACATCAACCGTTTCTACCGTAGAATTAGAGAATGCAATCCATGGCCGTTCTGAAACAGGCTTCGGTATTATGTCAGAAAGCCAATTAAAAACTGCAGTAGCTCATGCTAAAGCGCGCGGTGAGAAAATTGTGATGACAAACGGTTGTTTTGATATTCTTCACCCAGGCCATGTGTCTTATTTAGAAAATGCTCGCAAACTTGGCGATCGTTTAATTGTTGCCGTGAATACGGATGACTCAGTCAAACGCTTAAAAGGTGAAAGTCGTCCAATTAATAATCTGAATGCACGTATGGCAGTATTGGCTGGTTTAGCTTCAGTGGATTGGGTAGTCTCTTTTGATGAAGATACACCACAACGTTTAATCGGCGATATTTTACCGGATTTATTGGTAAAAGGCGGCGATTACAAACCAGAAGAGATTGCAGGCAGTAAAGAAGTATGGGCGAACGGCGGCGATGTTCGTGTATTGAATTTCGAAAATGGCTGTTCAACCACAAACGTGATTGAGAAAATTAAAGCGCTGAAAGATTAA
- the rnb gene encoding exoribonuclease II: protein MFQDNPLLAQLKQQIHDSKEHVEGVVKSTDKAYGFLECDKKSYFIAPPSMKKVMHGDKIKATIEKQGDKEQAEPEELIEPMLTRFIAKVRFNKDKKLQVLVDHPSINQPIGAQQAKSVKEELQEGDWVVANLKTHPLRDDRFFYATINQFICRADDELAPWWVTLARHEQSRHPVQGAESYEILDQQTREDLTALHFVTIDSESTQDMDDALYIEPIEQNGTQTGWRLVVSIADPTAYIALDSQIEKDAKQRCFTNYLPGFNIPMLPRELSDELCSLIANETRPALVCYIETDLEGDITAKPHFVSAYVQSKAKLAYNKVSDYLEQADNAWQPETPEIAQQIDWLHQFTKARIQWRKTHSLLFKEKPDYSFILAENGKVKEIKAEYRRIANQIVEESMIIANICAAQFLAEQAQTGIFNTHSGFDKKFLENAHNFLMANLANEENQAELAERYSVENLATLKGYCQMRHDIEPIEGDYLEFRLRRYLTFAEFKSELAPHFGLGLEGYATWTSPIRKYSDMVNHRLIKAVLTQQACEKPQDEVLARLQEARRQNRLVERDIADWLYCRYLADKVEENAEFDAEVQDVMRGGLRMQLLENGASMFVPASTLHPNKDEVQVNADELALYIQGERRYKIGDLVKVKLTEVREETRSIIGQLII, encoded by the coding sequence ATGTTCCAAGATAATCCATTACTCGCACAACTTAAGCAACAAATCCACGATAGCAAAGAACACGTTGAAGGCGTGGTAAAAAGTACTGATAAAGCCTATGGTTTTTTAGAGTGCGATAAAAAAAGCTACTTTATTGCCCCACCCTCAATGAAAAAAGTGATGCACGGTGACAAAATCAAAGCCACCATTGAAAAGCAAGGCGATAAAGAACAAGCTGAACCTGAAGAATTAATTGAGCCAATGCTCACGCGCTTTATTGCCAAAGTGCGGTTCAATAAAGACAAGAAATTGCAAGTTTTAGTAGATCACCCAAGTATCAACCAACCCATTGGTGCGCAACAAGCTAAATCCGTCAAAGAAGAATTACAAGAGGGCGATTGGGTGGTTGCTAATTTAAAAACGCACCCATTACGTGATGATCGCTTTTTCTATGCCACTATCAATCAATTTATCTGCCGTGCTGATGATGAATTAGCCCCTTGGTGGGTGACATTAGCACGTCATGAGCAATCTCGTCATCCTGTGCAAGGTGCAGAAAGTTATGAAATATTAGATCAACAAACTCGCGAAGATCTGACCGCACTTCATTTTGTCACTATTGACTCTGAAAGCACGCAAGATATGGACGATGCTCTTTACATCGAACCTATCGAACAAAATGGTACCCAAACCGGCTGGCGATTAGTCGTTTCGATTGCAGATCCTACGGCTTACATTGCATTAGATTCACAAATTGAAAAAGATGCGAAACAGCGTTGTTTCACTAATTATTTGCCAGGCTTTAACATCCCAATGTTGCCACGCGAATTATCTGATGAATTATGTTCGTTAATCGCAAATGAAACGCGTCCAGCCCTTGTTTGTTATATCGAAACGGATCTTGAAGGCGATATCACAGCTAAACCGCATTTTGTTTCGGCTTATGTTCAATCTAAAGCGAAATTGGCTTACAACAAAGTGTCGGATTATTTAGAACAGGCGGATAACGCATGGCAACCGGAAACACCAGAAATTGCACAGCAAATTGATTGGCTACATCAATTTACTAAAGCACGTATTCAATGGCGTAAAACGCATTCTCTTTTATTTAAAGAGAAACCAGATTACTCCTTTATTCTCGCTGAAAATGGCAAAGTGAAAGAAATTAAAGCAGAATATCGACGCATTGCAAATCAAATCGTGGAAGAATCCATGATTATTGCTAATATCTGTGCGGCTCAATTCTTGGCTGAACAAGCACAAACTGGTATTTTTAATACGCACTCTGGGTTTGATAAGAAATTTTTAGAAAACGCACATAATTTCTTAATGGCAAATTTAGCTAATGAAGAAAATCAAGCCGAGCTTGCAGAGCGTTATTCGGTAGAAAATTTGGCAACCTTAAAGGGTTATTGCCAAATGCGTCATGATATTGAACCGATTGAAGGTGATTATTTAGAATTCCGTTTACGTCGTTATTTAACCTTTGCGGAGTTTAAATCCGAACTTGCTCCACATTTTGGGCTTGGATTAGAAGGTTATGCGACCTGGACATCGCCTATCCGTAAATATTCCGATATGGTGAATCATCGTTTAATTAAAGCCGTGCTCACACAGCAAGCTTGTGAAAAACCACAAGATGAAGTGCTTGCTCGGTTACAAGAAGCACGCCGCCAAAATCGCTTAGTTGAGCGTGATATTGCAGACTGGTTATATTGTCGCTATCTTGCTGATAAAGTCGAAGAAAATGCTGAATTTGATGCAGAAGTGCAAGATGTGATGCGTGGTGGATTACGTATGCAATTATTAGAAAATGGGGCATCCATGTTCGTACCAGCTTCTACATTGCATCCGAATAAAGATGAAGTGCAAGTGAATGCTGATGAATTAGCACTGTATATTCAAGGGGAACGCCGTTACAAAATCGGGGATTTAGTGAAAGTAAAACTCACCGAGGTTCGAGAAGAAACTCGCAGTATTATTGGTCAATTAATCATTTAA
- a CDS encoding Nif3-like dinuclear metal center hexameric protein yields the protein MNNLELERLLNEKLSTDRINDYAPNGLQVEGKADIKKIITGVTASQALIDYAVAQQADAILVHHGYFWKSENPCIRGMKGKRIKTLLVNDINLYGYHLPLDVHSELGNNAKLAQLLGISDLQPLENSSTSIPVWGTLKEPITAEEFAQRIEQVLHRKPLICTENGPHLIRKIGICTGGGQGYIDLAAAQGCDAFITGEVSEQTIHSAREQGIHFFAAGHHATERYGIKALSEWLAAEYGLDVEFKDIDNPA from the coding sequence ATGAACAACCTAGAACTTGAACGTTTACTAAACGAAAAACTTAGCACAGACAGAATTAACGATTATGCGCCTAACGGTTTGCAAGTAGAAGGCAAAGCGGATATCAAAAAGATCATCACGGGTGTCACCGCAAGCCAAGCACTAATTGATTATGCTGTTGCACAACAAGCTGATGCGATACTTGTCCACCATGGCTATTTTTGGAAAAGTGAAAATCCATGTATTCGCGGCATGAAAGGCAAGCGTATCAAAACCTTACTTGTGAATGACATCAATTTATATGGCTACCATTTACCCTTAGATGTTCACTCTGAATTAGGCAACAATGCAAAACTTGCTCAGTTATTAGGGATTAGCGATCTTCAACCTTTAGAAAATAGCTCAACCAGTATTCCTGTTTGGGGAACGTTAAAAGAGCCCATTACCGCTGAAGAATTTGCGCAACGTATTGAACAAGTACTTCACCGTAAACCATTAATTTGCACCGAAAATGGACCGCACTTAATCCGTAAAATTGGCATTTGTACTGGTGGCGGACAAGGCTATATTGATTTAGCTGCAGCACAAGGTTGTGATGCCTTTATTACCGGTGAGGTTTCGGAGCAAACCATTCACTCTGCTCGTGAGCAAGGTATTCATTTCTTTGCGGCTGGTCACCATGCGACTGAACGCTATGGCATTAAAGCGTTAAGTGAATGGCTAGCGGCTGAATATGGCTTGGATGTAGAATTTAAAGATATTGATAATCCGGCCTAA